A window from Neobacillus sp. PS3-40 encodes these proteins:
- a CDS encoding peroxiredoxin: MTNELNVSDLAACPSFYHATRDDRAPLFTADAITNGEIKKVNLHDYKGKWVLLFFYPSDFTFVUPTELAAVAAVYKDLQGLNTEVLALSTDSIYSHKVFMETSPSLKNVTYPLVSDRNQEISRAYRVLNEESGAAFRASFFIDPEQIILAKFIYPREVGRNLGEHIRLLKGLQYAKKTGEGLPANWVPGEPGIVRDPQKIGHI, translated from the coding sequence ATGACCAATGAATTGAATGTGAGTGATCTGGCAGCATGCCCCTCTTTTTATCATGCAACTCGTGATGATAGGGCCCCATTATTTACAGCAGATGCCATTACGAATGGAGAAATAAAAAAAGTGAATTTACATGACTATAAAGGGAAATGGGTGCTTCTTTTCTTTTACCCAAGTGATTTTACCTTTGTCTGACCAACGGAGCTTGCGGCGGTCGCCGCTGTCTATAAAGACCTTCAAGGACTAAATACAGAAGTACTAGCTTTAAGCACAGATAGTATCTATTCACATAAGGTTTTCATGGAAACTTCTCCATCACTTAAAAATGTTACCTATCCATTAGTAAGTGATAGAAATCAAGAAATCAGCCGAGCTTACCGAGTATTGAATGAGGAATCTGGGGCTGCGTTCAGAGCATCATTTTTCATCGATCCTGAACAAATCATTTTAGCAAAATTTATATACCCAAGAGAAGTTGGAAGGAATCTTGGTGAACATATTCGTTTATTAAAAGGGCTTCAATATGCGAAAAAGACAGGGGAGGGGCTCCCTGCCAATTGGGTCCCAGGTGAACCAGGCATTGTCCGTGATCCCCAGAAAATTGGCCATATTTAA
- a CDS encoding anti-repressor SinI family protein — MTKTVEDMDVEWMALILEAKKLGITKETIRDFLDQKGVNNFFIENR, encoded by the coding sequence ATGACTAAGACGGTTGAGGATATGGATGTAGAATGGATGGCACTTATCTTAGAAGCAAAGAAATTAGGGATAACAAAAGAAACAATTCGTGATTTTCTTGACCAAAAAGGGGTAAATAATTTTTTTATTGAAAACCGATGA
- a CDS encoding aminopeptidase, protein MSDFQQNLEKYAELAVKVGVNIQKGQTLVVYATIDAAELVRHVVKKAYETGAYDVVVNWNDDTVSRTKYDLAAEEVFTEYPVWHAKEREEMVEKGAAFMSIISSSPDLLKGVNPERISNFQKAAGKALIKYRQAVQSDKVSWTVIAAAAPAWAAKVFPNEPVDSQVTKLWDAIFKATRVDTENPVEAWKKHDETLHEKVQYLNEKRYEKLHYKAQGTDLTIELPKTHIWVGAGSVNENGFEFMANMPTEEVFTVPLKTGVNGTVASTKPLSYGGNIIDRFSVTFENGKIIDVKAEEGEDILKRLVETDEGSHYLGEVALVPVNSPISQSDILFFNTLFDENASNHLAIGSAYAFCIEGGKKMTADEQKENGLNQSLTHVDFMIGSAEMDIDGITADGKIEAVFRNGNWAF, encoded by the coding sequence ATGAGTGATTTTCAACAGAATTTAGAGAAATACGCAGAACTCGCTGTAAAGGTTGGCGTGAATATTCAAAAGGGTCAAACATTAGTTGTTTATGCAACAATAGATGCCGCAGAATTGGTTCGACACGTTGTAAAGAAGGCATACGAAACTGGGGCATATGATGTCGTTGTCAACTGGAATGATGATACTGTCTCAAGAACCAAATATGACCTTGCAGCAGAAGAAGTCTTTACTGAGTATCCAGTTTGGCATGCTAAAGAAAGAGAGGAAATGGTAGAAAAAGGAGCTGCCTTTATGTCAATCATTTCCTCTAGCCCTGATTTATTAAAAGGGGTAAATCCAGAGCGAATTTCAAACTTCCAGAAGGCCGCAGGAAAAGCATTAATAAAATATCGCCAAGCTGTTCAGTCCGACAAGGTGAGCTGGACCGTTATTGCAGCTGCTGCTCCTGCTTGGGCTGCTAAGGTTTTCCCTAATGAGCCTGTGGATAGTCAGGTAACAAAACTTTGGGATGCCATTTTTAAAGCTACTCGTGTGGATACAGAAAATCCAGTTGAGGCTTGGAAAAAGCATGACGAAACTCTACACGAAAAAGTTCAATATTTAAATGAAAAACGATATGAAAAACTTCATTATAAAGCGCAAGGAACAGATCTTACAATTGAACTTCCAAAAACTCATATTTGGGTAGGTGCTGGTAGCGTTAATGAAAATGGATTTGAGTTTATGGCGAATATGCCGACAGAAGAAGTCTTTACCGTACCATTAAAAACAGGTGTAAATGGTACTGTAGCCAGCACAAAGCCTTTAAGCTATGGTGGAAATATCATCGACCGTTTCTCGGTTACTTTTGAAAACGGGAAAATAATTGACGTAAAAGCTGAAGAAGGAGAAGATATTTTGAAACGCCTTGTAGAAACAGATGAAGGCTCTCATTATCTTGGTGAAGTCGCACTCGTTCCTGTTAACTCACCTATTTCACAATCGGATATTCTTTTCTTCAACACATTGTTTGACGAAAATGCATCTAACCATTTAGCTATTGGCAGCGCATACGCTTTCTGTATTGAAGGCGGAAAGAAAATGACTGCAGATGAGCAAAAGGAAAACGGACTAAATCAAAGTCTAACTCACGTTGATTTCATGATCGGCTCAGCTGAAATGGACATTGATGGGATTACTGCGGATGGAAAAATAGAAGCAGTGTTCCGGAATGGAAATTGGGCGTTCTAA
- the queF gene encoding preQ(1) synthase: MSGRTDEELEGVTLLGNQGTRYLFEYTPDVLEAFENKHPNRDYFVKFNFPEFTSLCPKTGQPDFATIYISYIPDKKMVESKSLKLYLFSFRNHGDFHEDCMNIIMNDLIKLMDPRYIEVWGKFTPRGGISIDPYCNWGKPGTKFEEMANYRLMNHDLYPEKIDNR; the protein is encoded by the coding sequence ATGTCAGGAAGAACAGATGAAGAATTAGAAGGTGTAACACTGTTAGGAAATCAAGGAACAAGGTATTTATTTGAATATACACCAGATGTTTTGGAGGCTTTTGAAAATAAGCACCCAAACCGAGATTATTTCGTAAAATTTAACTTTCCAGAGTTTACGAGCCTATGTCCTAAAACAGGACAGCCTGACTTTGCTACTATTTACATTAGCTATATTCCAGACAAAAAAATGGTTGAGAGCAAGTCATTGAAACTCTATCTTTTCAGTTTCCGAAACCATGGGGATTTTCATGAAGACTGCATGAACATTATTATGAATGATTTAATCAAGTTAATGGACCCAAGATATATTGAAGTATGGGGCAAGTTTACACCTAGAGGCGGCATCTCCATTGATCCATACTGCAACTGGGGAAAACCAGGGACTAAGTTTGAAGAAATGGCCAATTATCGTCTAATGAACCATGATCTGTATCCGGAGAAAATTGATAACCGATAA
- a CDS encoding DNA topoisomerase III, translating into MKSLVLAEKPSVARELARVLGCSQTHRNYIEGNQYVVTWALGHLIELKMPEHYDNKYKTWRLEDLPIIPDKMGLKVIKQTSHQYRTIEELAKRKDIKECIIATDAGREGELVARWILEKVHFNKPTKRLWISSQTDRAIKDGFKQLKPGSLFDDLYHSAVCRAEADWLIGLNVSRALTTKYKDPLSAGRVQTPTLSMVLEREQQIQKFEPKEYWTLQANIGPLSADWENNNEKRIFNKETAEKIEKKITGAKAVIEKIERKKKSEQQPLPYDLTDLQRDANKRFGFSAKKTLTVLQRLYENKLVSYPRTDSRYLTTDMVATMSDRLQGMDSGYKEEVRSILAKKGNVLAKRVFNNEKVTDHHAIIPTEERLQLGSLDSDERKIYDLIARRFLALFYPAYEFETIQAIINIEGETFTSKESTVIDLGFKKVLGKEETESLLTGIQKLTQGQSFIVKNTTLNSKWTEPPLRHSEADILGQMEKFGLGTPATRAEIIERLVSSEVVERQNGRFYPTKKGKQLIDLVNDELKSPELTAKWEQELEQISKGKADPKAFSQKVRRQTEQLVSEIKTSDKSYRAHNLTGSKCPECDSFLKERNTKEGKVLVCSNLECSYRKRKDPKLSNRRCPQCHKKMEMHDGKAGLYFQCRPCNVVEKAEEKKKAVNKHEARKLVQKYSQKEDFGTSLGDLLLQALNKQD; encoded by the coding sequence ATGAAATCTCTCGTACTTGCAGAAAAACCCAGTGTAGCTCGGGAACTTGCCCGTGTACTTGGATGCAGCCAAACCCATCGAAATTATATTGAAGGAAACCAATATGTTGTCACATGGGCATTAGGCCATCTAATTGAATTGAAAATGCCTGAGCACTATGACAATAAATATAAAACATGGCGTCTAGAGGATCTACCGATCATTCCAGATAAAATGGGACTAAAGGTAATCAAACAAACAAGTCATCAATACCGCACAATTGAAGAGCTAGCTAAACGAAAAGATATAAAGGAATGCATCATCGCAACAGATGCTGGGCGTGAGGGAGAGCTTGTTGCTCGCTGGATTTTAGAAAAGGTCCATTTTAACAAACCAACTAAAAGACTATGGATTTCTTCGCAAACAGACCGAGCCATTAAAGATGGTTTTAAACAATTAAAGCCAGGAAGTCTTTTTGATGACCTTTACCATTCTGCCGTTTGCCGAGCCGAAGCTGATTGGCTAATTGGACTTAACGTCTCAAGAGCTTTGACAACAAAATACAAGGACCCTCTTTCAGCAGGAAGAGTGCAAACCCCTACGCTTTCGATGGTACTTGAACGCGAACAACAAATCCAAAAATTCGAACCAAAGGAATATTGGACATTACAAGCTAACATCGGTCCTCTATCAGCCGATTGGGAAAACAACAATGAAAAACGCATCTTCAATAAAGAAACAGCTGAAAAGATAGAAAAGAAAATAACTGGTGCTAAAGCTGTCATTGAAAAAATTGAACGCAAGAAAAAGTCAGAACAGCAACCATTACCGTACGATTTAACAGATTTACAGCGTGATGCCAATAAACGGTTTGGTTTTTCGGCGAAAAAAACATTAACCGTATTGCAGCGCCTTTATGAAAATAAACTCGTCTCCTATCCACGGACCGATTCTCGCTACCTAACAACGGATATGGTCGCAACGATGTCAGATCGACTTCAAGGAATGGACTCTGGCTACAAAGAAGAAGTACGTTCTATTCTAGCAAAAAAGGGGAATGTCCTTGCAAAACGTGTCTTTAACAACGAAAAGGTAACCGATCACCATGCGATCATTCCAACAGAAGAACGCCTTCAGCTCGGGTCTCTTGATTCAGATGAAAGAAAAATTTATGACCTAATTGCAAGACGATTCCTTGCACTCTTCTATCCAGCTTATGAATTTGAAACCATTCAAGCCATCATCAATATAGAGGGTGAAACATTTACCTCTAAAGAATCAACTGTTATTGATTTGGGATTCAAAAAGGTTCTAGGAAAAGAAGAAACTGAATCGTTACTAACTGGGATTCAGAAACTCACACAGGGTCAATCTTTTATCGTTAAAAATACAACACTTAATTCAAAGTGGACAGAGCCACCACTTCGCCATTCTGAAGCTGATATCTTAGGACAGATGGAAAAATTCGGGCTCGGTACCCCAGCGACACGAGCAGAGATTATTGAGCGACTGGTTTCATCTGAAGTTGTGGAACGGCAAAATGGTCGTTTTTATCCTACCAAAAAAGGCAAACAACTGATTGACCTCGTTAATGATGAATTAAAATCGCCTGAACTGACTGCAAAGTGGGAACAGGAGCTGGAACAGATTTCAAAAGGAAAAGCAGATCCAAAAGCTTTTTCACAAAAAGTCCGCCGTCAAACTGAACAACTTGTTTCCGAAATTAAAACAAGCGACAAGTCTTATCGGGCTCACAATTTAACAGGTTCTAAATGTCCTGAATGCGATTCCTTTCTCAAAGAAAGGAACACAAAAGAAGGAAAAGTGCTCGTTTGTTCCAATTTGGAATGTTCTTACCGGAAACGAAAAGATCCAAAGCTATCCAACCGCCGCTGCCCACAGTGTCACAAAAAAATGGAAATGCATGATGGAAAAGCAGGTCTTTACTTCCAATGTCGACCATGTAATGTTGTAGAGAAAGCAGAGGAAAAGAAAAAAGCCGTCAATAAACATGAAGCAAGAAAGCTTGTTCAAAAATATTCCCAAAAAGAAGATTTTGGAACAAGCTTAGGCGATTTGCTGTTGCAAGCACTAAACAAACAAGATTAA
- a CDS encoding MFS transporter, with protein sequence MRIRDWDPNLKVRLFAEAMMNITFWMFFPFLTIYFAVEFGKSKAGLLLVFSQVFSVIANLMGGYCADRFGRKRMMVLSSIGQGLSFLVFGLSVSPWLDAPWLGFIAFAVAGVFGSFYWPASQAMVADVVEEKHRSSVFAVFYTSINIAVVIGPILGSIFYVHYRFQLLVVAGILCILLGIILAKMTRETAPNRTFEVTEQTGKWYYFLQNQIKDYSLIIKDKAFLLFIIAGVLAGQTFMQLDLLIPVYIKDVMNSQSLFSFGHWSLSVKAEQAFGIVLAENGLLVALLTVFITKWMSNYSERNVFMLSSIFYAMAIFVFGQTHLVWGFILGMAIFTLGELVSAGLQQSFVSKLAPEHMRGQYFAAASLRFTISRTIAPLAIPLTVWIGYEWTFFSLALLALFSAGLYWVMFNTFERQRIH encoded by the coding sequence ATGAGAATTAGAGATTGGGACCCGAATTTAAAAGTTCGCTTATTTGCCGAAGCGATGATGAATATTACCTTTTGGATGTTTTTTCCATTTTTAACCATTTATTTTGCAGTTGAGTTTGGCAAGAGCAAAGCAGGACTATTATTAGTATTCTCACAAGTCTTTTCAGTTATAGCTAACCTTATGGGAGGATATTGTGCAGATCGTTTTGGTAGAAAACGAATGATGGTTCTCTCATCAATAGGCCAGGGCCTTTCGTTTTTAGTCTTTGGCCTATCCGTTTCACCATGGTTAGACGCTCCTTGGCTTGGTTTTATAGCCTTTGCTGTTGCTGGAGTGTTTGGTTCATTTTATTGGCCTGCAAGTCAAGCAATGGTGGCCGACGTTGTTGAAGAAAAGCATCGAAGTAGCGTTTTCGCTGTTTTTTATACCTCTATTAATATAGCAGTAGTCATTGGCCCTATTCTAGGATCTATTTTTTATGTTCATTATCGCTTCCAACTTTTAGTCGTTGCAGGAATACTATGTATTTTACTCGGGATTATCCTTGCAAAAATGACTAGGGAAACAGCCCCAAACCGCACATTCGAAGTAACAGAGCAAACTGGAAAATGGTATTATTTTTTACAAAATCAAATAAAAGATTATTCATTGATTATTAAAGATAAAGCATTCCTTTTATTTATCATTGCGGGAGTGCTAGCTGGCCAAACTTTTATGCAATTAGACTTATTAATTCCCGTCTATATTAAAGATGTCATGAACAGTCAAAGTCTCTTCTCATTTGGTCATTGGTCCTTAAGTGTAAAAGCGGAGCAGGCTTTTGGGATTGTCCTTGCTGAAAATGGCTTGCTAGTAGCATTATTGACAGTTTTTATAACAAAATGGATGAGCAACTATAGTGAACGAAATGTTTTTATGTTATCTTCTATCTTTTATGCAATGGCTATCTTTGTTTTTGGTCAAACCCATTTGGTTTGGGGATTTATTCTTGGCATGGCTATTTTCACACTCGGAGAATTAGTATCGGCTGGGCTCCAACAAAGCTTTGTTTCAAAACTTGCCCCTGAACATATGAGAGGGCAGTATTTTGCCGCAGCAAGCTTACGATTTACGATCAGTCGAACAATCGCCCCACTTGCCATTCCACTGACGGTTTGGATTGGATACGAGTGGACATTCTTTTCTTTAGCCCTCCTTGCCTTATTTAGTGCTGGCTTGTATTGGGTCATGTTTAATACGTTTGAAAGACAGCGAATACACTAA
- the mscL gene encoding large conductance mechanosensitive channel protein MscL, which produces MWNEFKMFAIKGNVIDLAVGVIIGGAFGKIVASLVKDVLMPLVGLLMGGIDFTDLAITINEEKLQYGLFIQSIVDFIIISFSIFLFIKLINRFKRKEEVKEIVKIDKTEELLVEIRDLLKDFSRKDETS; this is translated from the coding sequence ATGTGGAATGAATTTAAAATGTTTGCGATCAAAGGTAATGTTATTGATCTGGCTGTTGGTGTCATCATTGGCGGAGCATTTGGAAAAATTGTTGCTTCCCTTGTCAAGGATGTTCTCATGCCTTTGGTTGGTTTATTAATGGGAGGAATTGATTTTACCGACCTTGCAATAACAATAAACGAGGAAAAATTACAATATGGACTTTTTATTCAATCAATCGTAGATTTTATTATTATCTCTTTCTCCATTTTTCTATTTATAAAATTAATCAATCGTTTTAAAAGAAAAGAAGAAGTGAAGGAAATTGTGAAAATCGATAAAACGGAGGAGCTGCTTGTAGAAATTAGGGACCTCTTAAAAGATTTTTCTAGAAAAGATGAAACATCTTGA
- the motB gene encoding flagellar motor protein MotB — protein MSRHRKKKHVDDHMDESWLIPYADLLTLLLALFIVLFAMSSVDAQKFQLLSKSFNEMFTGGTGLLNYKSPTPEGQIDTPIQRKKDQKKEKLQSEDLAAVKQKEEEKLALAKDQQELKALQIKVNTYIQKNNLSNKLQTSLTDEGLLVTIRDNVLFNSGSADVRDIDLKTANEIANLLVMDPPRNIIISGHTDNVPISNSQYDSNWELSVMRAVNFMKVILDNHKLDPRWFSAKGFGEFQPVASNNTTDGKSRNRRVEILILPRIGN, from the coding sequence ATGAGTAGGCACAGAAAAAAAAAACATGTTGATGATCATATGGATGAATCATGGTTAATTCCTTATGCAGACTTATTGACTTTGTTATTAGCCCTATTTATTGTTTTGTTTGCAATGAGTTCTGTGGATGCTCAAAAATTCCAGCTTTTATCAAAATCATTTAATGAAATGTTTACTGGTGGGACTGGACTGCTGAATTATAAATCACCTACGCCAGAAGGACAAATTGATACACCCATCCAAAGAAAAAAGGACCAGAAAAAAGAGAAATTACAAAGTGAAGACTTAGCAGCAGTGAAACAAAAGGAAGAGGAAAAACTTGCTCTGGCAAAGGATCAGCAAGAATTAAAGGCATTGCAGATAAAGGTCAATACATATATTCAAAAAAATAACCTTTCAAACAAGCTACAAACTTCCTTAACAGATGAGGGGCTTCTTGTAACGATTAGAGATAATGTCCTCTTTAATTCAGGGAGTGCAGATGTACGGGATATAGATTTAAAAACAGCAAATGAAATAGCTAATTTATTGGTTATGGATCCGCCAAGAAATATTATTATTAGCGGGCATACAGACAATGTGCCAATTAGTAATTCACAATATGACTCTAACTGGGAACTTAGTGTAATGAGAGCAGTTAATTTTATGAAAGTTATTTTGGATAATCATAAATTAGATCCGAGATGGTTTAGTGCCAAAGGATTTGGGGAGTTCCAGCCAGTTGCATCCAATAATACAACTGATGGAAAATCACGGAACAGGCGGGTAGAAATCTTAATTCTTCCGAGAATAGGTAATTGA
- the motA gene encoding flagellar motor stator protein MotA has product MDKTSIIGVVLGVLAIGVGMVLKGVSLVALANPAAILIIILGTIAAVTIAFPTNEIKRVPQLFAVLFKEQKLLNPGDLIQMFSEWAQLARKEGLLALEVKTGEIDDDFLRNGLSLAVDGQSADYIRDVLTEEIDAMEERHLAGAAIFSQAGTYAPTLGVLGAVLGLIAALSNMDDTDKLGHAISAAFVATLLGIFTGYVLWHPFANKLKRKSKQEISLKQMMIEGILSILEGEAPRVIEQKLASYLPAGERKKFLGESVVVKDE; this is encoded by the coding sequence ATGGATAAAACGTCGATAATTGGAGTTGTACTTGGTGTATTAGCAATTGGTGTTGGAATGGTTTTGAAGGGTGTAAGTCTAGTAGCATTAGCTAATCCAGCCGCTATTTTAATTATTATTTTAGGAACGATTGCTGCAGTAACGATTGCATTTCCTACAAATGAGATAAAAAGGGTTCCACAGCTTTTTGCCGTTCTTTTTAAAGAGCAGAAGCTACTTAATCCAGGTGACCTCATTCAAATGTTCTCAGAGTGGGCACAGCTTGCTAGGAAAGAGGGATTACTAGCATTAGAAGTGAAAACAGGTGAAATTGATGATGATTTTCTAAGAAATGGTTTATCTCTTGCTGTTGATGGACAAAGTGCAGATTACATAAGAGATGTCCTTACAGAAGAAATCGATGCAATGGAAGAGCGCCATCTTGCAGGTGCCGCTATCTTCTCACAAGCAGGTACTTACGCCCCTACTCTTGGAGTTTTAGGAGCAGTGCTTGGATTGATTGCTGCCTTAAGTAATATGGATGATACGGACAAGCTAGGTCATGCAATTTCAGCAGCATTTGTGGCAACGCTTCTAGGAATATTTACAGGTTATGTATTATGGCACCCTTTTGCCAACAAGCTAAAACGAAAGTCAAAGCAGGAAATCAGTTTAAAACAAATGATGATTGAAGGGATCTTATCCATTCTTGAAGGGGAAGCACCGAGAGTAATTGAGCAGAAGCTAGCTTCCTACTTACCTGCTGGTGAAAGGAAGAAATTCCTTGGAGAAAGTGTTGTGGTTAAGGATGAGTAG
- a CDS encoding Bax inhibitor-1/YccA family protein — MYSQTANQFMPSVLRSFALSLAFSFLGTLAGVYVPAGLFFPLAIVEMVMLLSAFFLRRRKMVSYSFLYIFTFISGITIYPIVAHYLAISGPNTVMLAFASTTTIFTGLAIYATKTKRNFSFLGGFLMAALLALVSISIFNIFWPLGTTAMLAYSFIGVMVFSGYVLFDFNRMKRHGVRHEEVPLMALNLYLNFINLFLDLLRIFGILSSKD; from the coding sequence ATGTATTCACAAACTGCAAACCAATTCATGCCATCGGTACTTAGGTCCTTTGCTCTTTCCCTTGCCTTTTCCTTTCTTGGTACATTGGCAGGTGTTTATGTTCCAGCAGGATTATTTTTTCCCTTGGCTATCGTAGAGATGGTCATGCTTTTATCGGCCTTCTTTTTGAGGAGAAGGAAAATGGTCTCTTACTCATTCCTCTATATTTTCACCTTTATTTCTGGGATTACCATTTATCCAATTGTTGCACATTACTTGGCAATATCTGGACCCAATACTGTGATGTTGGCATTCGCAAGTACAACTACTATTTTTACAGGCCTTGCAATCTATGCTACTAAAACAAAAAGGAATTTTTCCTTTTTAGGTGGATTCCTGATGGCTGCTCTTCTTGCATTAGTGTCCATCTCAATTTTTAATATTTTTTGGCCACTAGGCACAACAGCAATGCTTGCATATTCATTTATTGGAGTTATGGTTTTTAGTGGTTACGTTTTATTTGATTTTAACCGAATGAAGCGCCATGGAGTTAGGCATGAAGAGGTGCCTTTAATGGCCCTAAACCTATATTTAAACTTTATTAATCTCTTTCTTGACCTATTGAGGATCTTTGGGATTCTATCTAGTAAAGACTAA
- the hutH gene encoding histidine ammonia-lyase — MVILTGQNLTLEDVKKVLFQKQKVTVSLKSMEEVKKSREAVERIVSDQKVVYGINTGFGKFSDVIIDKGNVGELQLNLIRSHACGVGDPFPEMVSKAMLLLRANALLKGYSGVRPVIIERLIELVNKEILPVIPQQGSLGASGDLAPLSHQALVLVGEGEVFYKGARMDSLEALQHEGICPLTLEAKEGLALINGTQAMTAMGVVGYLEAEQLAFESELIASITMEGLNGIMDAFAEEVHLARGYKQQIETAKRIREYLSDSLLTTVQGELRVQDAYSLRCIPQVHGASWQVLDYVKEKLEIEMNAATDNPLIFDEGEKVISGGNFHGQPIAFAMDFMKIAVAELANISERRVERLVNPQLNDLPPFLSPEPGLQSGAMIMQYAAAALVSENKTLAHPASVDSIPSSANQEDHVSMGTIAARHAYQIIQNSRRVIAIEYICAMQAVEIRGVEKMATQTRNLFEKGRERVPSIKQDRIFSKDIENAAELLKTMDLSMVYEKSH; from the coding sequence GTGGTTATATTAACGGGGCAAAATCTAACTTTAGAAGATGTGAAAAAGGTACTATTTCAAAAACAAAAGGTCACTGTTTCGCTAAAAAGTATGGAGGAAGTTAAGAAAAGCAGGGAGGCAGTTGAACGGATCGTATCTGATCAAAAGGTTGTATATGGAATTAATACGGGATTTGGGAAATTTAGTGATGTAATAATCGATAAGGGAAATGTAGGGGAGCTTCAACTTAACTTGATTCGTTCCCATGCATGTGGAGTAGGAGATCCATTTCCTGAAATGGTATCAAAAGCGATGTTGTTGTTGCGTGCAAATGCACTTTTAAAGGGATATTCGGGTGTTCGACCAGTTATCATTGAAAGGCTAATCGAACTTGTAAATAAAGAAATACTTCCCGTTATTCCGCAACAGGGGTCGCTTGGGGCAAGTGGGGACTTAGCTCCGCTATCACATCAAGCTTTAGTGTTGGTTGGGGAAGGTGAAGTTTTTTACAAAGGGGCTCGGATGGATTCACTTGAAGCACTTCAACATGAAGGAATATGCCCATTGACACTGGAGGCAAAAGAAGGCCTTGCACTCATCAATGGAACGCAAGCAATGACAGCAATGGGGGTTGTAGGCTATCTTGAGGCAGAACAGTTAGCATTTGAAAGTGAATTAATCGCTTCAATAACGATGGAAGGCCTAAATGGTATCATGGATGCTTTTGCAGAAGAGGTCCATCTTGCAAGAGGCTATAAACAGCAAATTGAAACCGCTAAAAGAATTAGGGAATATTTAAGTGATAGTTTATTAACAACAGTTCAAGGGGAATTAAGAGTTCAGGATGCTTATTCCTTACGATGTATTCCACAGGTTCATGGAGCTTCTTGGCAAGTACTTGACTATGTAAAGGAAAAGCTGGAAATTGAAATGAATGCAGCAACAGACAACCCATTAATATTTGATGAGGGAGAAAAGGTTATCTCTGGTGGAAATTTTCATGGTCAGCCGATAGCATTTGCAATGGATTTTATGAAAATAGCTGTTGCGGAACTGGCGAATATCTCTGAAAGACGGGTTGAAAGGTTAGTTAATCCGCAGTTAAATGATCTCCCGCCATTTTTAAGTCCTGAACCAGGCCTTCAATCTGGAGCAATGATTATGCAATATGCAGCAGCGGCCCTTGTTTCTGAAAATAAAACGTTGGCCCACCCAGCAAGTGTGGACTCAATTCCATCATCTGCAAATCAAGAGGACCACGTTAGTATGGGAACGATTGCTGCAAGACATGCATATCAAATCATTCAGAATTCTAGAAGAGTTATTGCGATTGAATACATTTGCGCCATGCAAGCGGTGGAGATTCGTGGTGTTGAGAAAATGGCAACTCAAACAAGGAATCTTTTTGAGAAGGGTCGGGAACGGGTTCCTTCAATTAAACAGGATCGCATTTTTTCTAAGGATATTGAAAACGCAGCTGAGTTGCTAAAAACGATGGATTTATCAATGGTATATGAAAAATCACATTAA
- a CDS encoding helix-turn-helix domain-containing protein: MIGDRVKLLRLEKKISLSELADRAGVAKSYLSSLERNLQQNPSIQFLEKIASVLKVPVDHLIHDQINKEELDSEWMGIVKDAMISGVSKEQFRDFLEFNKWRVNQNNKD, translated from the coding sequence ATGATCGGTGATCGCGTAAAACTACTTCGCCTTGAAAAGAAAATATCATTATCCGAACTAGCTGATCGGGCTGGAGTTGCAAAATCATATTTAAGTTCTCTTGAAAGAAACCTTCAACAGAATCCCTCTATTCAGTTTCTCGAAAAGATTGCATCTGTCTTAAAGGTTCCAGTTGACCATTTAATTCATGATCAAATCAATAAGGAAGAATTAGATAGTGAGTGGATGGGCATTGTAAAAGATGCAATGATCTCTGGAGTTTCTAAAGAGCAATTTCGGGACTTTCTTGAATTTAATAAATGGCGAGTAAACCAAAATAATAAAGATTGA